Proteins encoded by one window of Paenibacillus urinalis:
- a CDS encoding ABC1 kinase family protein — MAVRVQNAGRYRDIAMALMRHGFGYMVEEMGFFQALSLPRRWIMREGIPESKSLGERIRHVLEDLGPTFVKLGQLASTRSDLLPAGIVQELTKLQDQVPPFSSETAKGILEQELGVPLEQVLIHFDDAPLAAASIGQVHIGRLVTGEKVAIKIQRPGIAPVIRRDLDILRDFVALAERRWEWVIRYQLREMVEEFADSLLAELDYSHEGRNTEKVGQQFTDHPDIHIPKIYWDYTSAKVLTMEYMDGIMLNQREVLLNRGYELKGIAQKLVDSMLNQIFIEGFFHADPHPGNLMIMKDETLAYLDFGMVGRLHGDMKEHLASLIIALMRKNTDSMVRAIDKLGMIPEGINMSVLHGDLDRLRDEYYDIPFSRISIGKALSDLFGVAQRHQITLPPDIILLGKALVTLEGVIEHLDPNISIIDMAEPFGRKLVREKFNTRRLRGKVFSGVSDLVESIIELPGQARLLTSIISKGKLKLEVSVPEVEQVMKKLDQISNRLSFSIVLLAISILMVGLIVGAALSEQKWNIPIVEIGLVVAGLMVVWFIIHIIRSGRF; from the coding sequence ATGGCTGTTCGCGTGCAAAATGCAGGACGGTACAGAGATATTGCCATGGCGCTGATGCGTCATGGCTTCGGCTATATGGTGGAGGAAATGGGCTTTTTTCAAGCGTTATCGCTGCCTAGACGATGGATTATGCGCGAGGGCATTCCTGAATCCAAATCGCTGGGCGAGCGAATACGGCATGTGCTGGAGGATCTGGGTCCAACCTTCGTGAAGCTGGGCCAGCTTGCAAGTACGCGTTCTGATCTGCTTCCTGCAGGTATCGTACAAGAGCTGACCAAACTACAGGATCAGGTCCCTCCTTTCTCGTCTGAAACGGCAAAGGGCATTCTGGAGCAGGAGCTGGGAGTACCGCTGGAGCAGGTGCTGATTCATTTTGATGATGCCCCGCTAGCAGCAGCCAGTATAGGACAAGTTCATATTGGCAGGCTGGTGACAGGAGAGAAGGTAGCCATCAAGATACAGAGACCGGGCATCGCTCCGGTTATAAGACGGGACCTTGATATACTCAGAGATTTTGTGGCGCTTGCTGAGCGCAGGTGGGAGTGGGTGATTAGGTATCAGCTTCGAGAGATGGTCGAAGAGTTCGCGGATTCTCTGCTCGCCGAGCTTGATTACAGCCATGAAGGAAGAAATACAGAAAAAGTAGGACAACAATTTACGGATCATCCGGATATACATATCCCGAAAATATATTGGGACTACACAAGTGCCAAGGTGCTGACGATGGAATATATGGATGGAATTATGCTGAATCAGCGCGAGGTGCTGCTTAACCGGGGGTACGAGCTGAAAGGGATTGCCCAGAAGCTGGTTGACTCCATGCTGAACCAGATCTTTATTGAGGGCTTCTTCCATGCCGATCCGCATCCCGGAAATCTCATGATTATGAAGGATGAGACGCTGGCATATCTCGATTTTGGCATGGTAGGCCGTCTTCATGGGGATATGAAGGAGCACCTGGCGTCGCTGATCATAGCGCTGATGCGTAAGAACACAGACAGCATGGTGCGAGCCATAGATAAGCTTGGCATGATTCCGGAAGGGATCAACATGAGTGTTCTGCACGGTGATCTGGATCGGCTGCGGGATGAATACTACGACATTCCATTCTCCAGAATCAGCATTGGCAAGGCGCTGAGCGATCTGTTTGGCGTGGCACAGCGCCATCAAATTACTCTTCCTCCGGATATTATCCTGCTGGGCAAGGCGCTCGTCACATTGGAAGGGGTTATCGAGCATTTGGACCCGAACATCAGCATTATTGATATGGCCGAACCCTTTGGCCGTAAGCTGGTCCGTGAGAAGTTCAATACAAGGCGGCTTCGCGGCAAAGTATTCAGCGGTGTGAGCGACCTCGTCGAATCGATCATTGAATTGCCGGGCCAAGCCCGGCTCTTAACCTCGATTATTAGTAAAGGCAAATTAAAACTCGAGGTGAGCGTCCCAGAGGTTGAGCAGGTGATGAAGAAGCTTGACCAGATCAGCAATCGGCTGTCCTTCAGCATTGTACTGCTTGCGATCAGTATATTGATGGTTGGACTTATCGTCGGGGCTGCTTTAAGTGAACAGAAGTGGAATATTCCGATTGTCGAGATCGGACTCGTGGTGGCGGGTCTTATGGTGGTATGGTTCATTATCCATATTATCCGCTCAGGTAGATTTTAA
- a CDS encoding phasin family protein, translating into MSDLFKKAVSLGVGFTLYSKEKIEGAVNELVKRGELAPSQSKAVIDKLMERGAEESAGIKKAITDQVEKVLVDLGVPTRADVARLEKRIAELEAQAAQQKPAADPELPNKPLPDTPMLEETTPDMQPPTKEIE; encoded by the coding sequence ATGAGCGACTTGTTCAAGAAGGCAGTATCCCTTGGTGTAGGATTTACTCTGTACAGTAAGGAGAAGATTGAAGGTGCTGTGAATGAGCTTGTTAAACGCGGAGAGCTTGCTCCGTCTCAATCCAAGGCAGTCATTGATAAGCTGATGGAACGTGGAGCCGAGGAATCGGCTGGGATCAAGAAGGCGATCACGGATCAGGTGGAGAAGGTGCTTGTAGATCTTGGAGTGCCGACAAGAGCCGATGTAGCGAGACTGGAAAAGCGTATCGCTGAGCTGGAAGCTCAGGCTGCACAGCAGAAGCCGGCTGCAGATCCGGAATTGCCGAATAAGCCCCTGCCGGATACGCCGATGCTAGAAGAAACAACGCCTGATATGCAGCCTCCTACCAAAGAGATCGAATAA
- a CDS encoding ThuA domain-containing protein, with amino-acid sequence MERKKALLLGDYTHPMYHPLQGVDEEISHILQEVMTVQCSENRNLLLAEHLSGYDLLISYVDDWKGAIAPQQTAGLLSYVSGGGALLVLHNGISMHNRYEIAQLLGGRFTGHPAPRKLEFNVAAEGHAIVEGVNHFTMEEEPYRFEFDSFSEKTVLLEYTDGEGTWPCAWAHSYGMGRVVYLMPGHDVPSFSAEPFRKLIVQSAMWATRTKMRV; translated from the coding sequence ATGGAACGAAAGAAAGCATTGCTGTTAGGAGATTACACGCATCCGATGTATCATCCATTGCAAGGTGTGGATGAGGAGATTAGTCATATTTTGCAGGAAGTGATGACGGTTCAGTGCAGCGAGAATCGAAACTTATTGCTCGCCGAGCACTTATCCGGCTACGATCTGCTCATTTCCTATGTGGATGATTGGAAGGGAGCCATTGCACCCCAGCAGACGGCGGGTCTGCTCAGCTATGTAAGCGGAGGAGGAGCGCTGCTGGTGCTGCATAATGGGATCTCAATGCACAATCGATATGAGATCGCTCAGCTGCTCGGGGGAAGATTTACAGGACACCCGGCACCACGGAAGCTTGAATTTAATGTGGCCGCAGAGGGTCACGCCATCGTTGAGGGGGTAAATCATTTTACAATGGAGGAAGAACCGTACCGATTCGAATTCGATTCTTTTTCGGAGAAGACGGTCTTGCTGGAATATACAGATGGTGAAGGCACGTGGCCCTGTGCTTGGGCCCACTCTTACGGAATGGGGAGAGTCGTATACCTTATGCCGGGACATGATGTTCCTTCCTTCTCCGCAGAGCCCTTCCGCAAGCTGATCGTTCAGTCTGCAATGTGGGCGACGCGTACAAAGATGAGAGTATAA
- a CDS encoding hemolysin family protein: MLFDIIVILVLLVVNAFFAASEMALISINDNRIRVLSLEGNKRAQKLEKLVEEPTGFLSTIQIGITLAGFLNSAFAADKFASLLVNYLISIGVDVAPSVLSSISVIVITLILSYFTLVFGELVPKRIAMKKAEAIALAVVGPLSALSKIVAPFVKLLTASTNVTVRLFGIDPNSEEEEASEEEIRMLVDTGLERGTIQQSEKMIIHNIFDFDNKTVSDMMTHRTDMVSISVDKPFDDVLEMVQSEQYTRFPVFEERIDNVIGILHVKDLIMQFKKDNTNPRQLKDIIRPAYFVSETKKGDDLLEELQQNHVHMAIVVDEYGGTAGIITIEDLIEEIVGLIYDEYDEDESIYEVIDEVTYSFNGTARLDEVADIVRASLPEDEYETLSGFMIGTLGRIPTKQEHPEFDYRGFRYKVEEVGKQRIRKILVKKLPDGDVENELVEA; encoded by the coding sequence TTGTTATTTGACATCATCGTCATCCTCGTGCTGCTTGTGGTCAATGCTTTTTTTGCTGCATCTGAAATGGCACTGATCTCCATTAATGATAATCGCATTCGGGTTCTGTCCCTGGAAGGGAATAAGCGAGCTCAGAAGCTGGAGAAATTAGTTGAGGAGCCGACAGGCTTCTTGTCCACGATCCAGATCGGGATTACGCTGGCGGGGTTCTTGAACAGTGCCTTTGCGGCCGATAAATTTGCGTCCCTGCTGGTTAATTACTTGATCTCGATCGGAGTGGACGTTGCTCCTTCTGTTCTGTCTTCGATCTCTGTCATTGTCATTACCCTTATTCTGTCTTACTTCACGCTCGTATTCGGTGAGCTTGTACCGAAACGCATTGCGATGAAAAAGGCCGAAGCCATCGCGCTTGCCGTCGTCGGACCACTCAGCGCGCTGTCAAAGATCGTAGCCCCATTCGTCAAGCTGCTCACTGCATCTACGAATGTAACCGTGCGCTTGTTCGGCATTGATCCGAATTCGGAGGAGGAGGAAGCCTCTGAGGAAGAAATCCGGATGCTGGTGGATACCGGTCTTGAGCGAGGCACAATTCAGCAAAGTGAGAAAATGATTATTCACAATATTTTTGATTTTGATAACAAAACGGTGTCCGATATGATGACACATCGTACAGACATGGTCTCTATCTCTGTGGATAAGCCATTTGATGATGTGCTGGAGATGGTTCAGTCTGAACAATATACACGCTTCCCGGTATTTGAGGAACGAATTGATAATGTCATCGGGATCCTGCATGTGAAGGACCTGATTATGCAGTTTAAGAAGGACAATACGAATCCAAGGCAGCTTAAGGATATCATCCGGCCCGCTTACTTTGTATCAGAAACCAAGAAGGGTGATGATCTGCTTGAAGAGCTGCAGCAGAATCATGTGCACATGGCCATCGTAGTTGACGAATACGGAGGAACTGCCGGTATTATCACGATTGAGGACCTCATCGAAGAAATTGTAGGCTTAATATACGATGAGTATGATGAGGATGAATCGATATATGAGGTTATCGATGAAGTAACCTACTCATTTAACGGAACTGCCCGGCTGGATGAAGTAGCTGATATCGTTAGAGCCAGCCTGCCTGAGGATGAGTATGAGACCCTTAGCGGCTTCATGATTGGAACGCTCGGACGAATTCCAACCAAGCAGGAGCATCCGGAATTTGATTATCGCGGATTCCGTTATAAGGTCGAGGAAGTGGGCAAGCAGCGTATCCGCAAAATTCTAGTCAAGAAGCTTCCCGATGGTGATGTGGAGAATGAACTCGTAGAAGCTTGA
- a CDS encoding uroporphyrinogen-III synthase, translating into MAQNLLGKKVALAGPRKSEEMSMIIEKLGGTPVLRPAQGTVFLDDEHLESSIEAWVKHPPDWTLLTTGMGLDAIFSKAEQMGVEEALTSALSQSQIAARGYKTVNALRKRGLKPVVRDDDGSTSGLIRELEAYSLEGSRVLVQLHGESAPRLMAWLSDQGVQEITQVLPYRHVPPEESDLALLLSDILNQQIDAITFTSAPQIRFLVEYAEQHGKLEQMKQRLEQDIVAAAVGKVTAQAMIEEGVEPKVVPAEERMGSMMVALGKYFAEQKSV; encoded by the coding sequence ATGGCTCAGAATTTGCTAGGTAAAAAAGTAGCGCTGGCAGGTCCTCGAAAGTCAGAGGAAATGTCTATGATTATTGAGAAGCTGGGCGGAACCCCGGTGCTGCGGCCGGCGCAAGGCACAGTGTTTCTCGATGACGAACATCTGGAGAGCAGTATAGAGGCCTGGGTGAAGCATCCGCCCGATTGGACTCTGCTGACGACGGGGATGGGCCTGGATGCGATCTTCAGTAAGGCAGAACAGATGGGTGTAGAGGAAGCTCTGACTTCGGCGCTGTCACAGTCCCAAATCGCTGCAAGAGGATACAAGACCGTGAATGCACTGCGCAAAAGAGGGCTAAAGCCGGTAGTAAGGGATGATGATGGAAGCACTTCAGGCCTTATCCGTGAGCTTGAAGCCTATTCGCTTGAAGGCAGCAGGGTCCTTGTTCAGCTGCATGGCGAATCCGCGCCGCGCCTTATGGCATGGCTCTCAGATCAAGGTGTACAGGAGATTACGCAGGTGTTGCCTTACCGGCATGTGCCGCCTGAGGAGAGTGACCTTGCTCTATTGTTGTCTGACATCCTGAATCAGCAGATTGATGCGATCACCTTTACCAGTGCACCACAAATCCGTTTTTTGGTGGAGTATGCTGAACAGCACGGGAAGCTTGAGCAGATGAAGCAGCGGCTTGAACAAGACATCGTGGCAGCAGCTGTGGGCAAGGTGACAGCGCAAGCGATGATCGAAGAAGGGGTTGAACCCAAGGTCGTTCCTGCCGAGGAGCGTATGGGCAGCATGATGGTCGCGCTTGGCAAGTATTTTGCAGAGCAGAAGTCAGTATAA
- a CDS encoding GerAB/ArcD/ProY family transporter produces MSGTTKQVKKHDARPLTERQLVLMIIMITLPMTLVHSPSDIVQFGQQHAYLCIILVYLVLLICIWLLSRTQRRFGSQNLFQAMIGRRPFVGRVIVGMYVLYYFYILARDARLLTEYVDTTLLPLTPVMIILLCIFVMSGFIIRGGMKSVVSMTEIFMPILILTIFMIPLFVSGALDFHYLTPFFPVDLIGVGNGTWYFFSYAGEIIILPFIFGKETFKLKSAVKGLSFAFFLLVIDIIMMILIIGLPIIPRISYPSHELVRQVQISDILDRFDMFLAAAILPIHMTKVAFNTYVVCYGMGCLDKNISGRMMQGPIILLGYVCAFWFFKDSIQLFKFDREWSAIVLLFTLVMPVLIYLIFRPSKKKKKDGATQNKQSAQNEESQNGPSSQEGESTETEKSTQKAQSAQNESSQRRSSTKKSGNSQNGNAGSAEGS; encoded by the coding sequence ATGAGTGGAACAACCAAACAGGTTAAGAAACATGATGCTAGACCATTGACAGAGCGGCAGCTTGTTCTCATGATTATCATGATTACGCTGCCGATGACCTTGGTTCATTCTCCGTCCGATATTGTGCAATTTGGCCAGCAGCATGCCTACTTGTGCATTATTCTGGTGTATCTTGTACTCCTGATCTGCATCTGGCTGCTGTCCCGAACACAGCGCCGCTTCGGCAGCCAGAATTTGTTCCAGGCGATGATTGGTCGCCGGCCTTTTGTCGGAAGAGTGATTGTTGGGATGTATGTCCTGTACTATTTTTATATTCTGGCAAGAGATGCAAGGCTGCTGACGGAGTATGTGGATACCACGTTACTCCCGCTTACTCCCGTCATGATCATTCTGCTGTGTATCTTTGTCATGTCGGGATTCATTATTCGGGGAGGCATGAAATCAGTCGTCAGCATGACTGAGATTTTTATGCCGATTCTGATTCTCACCATTTTTATGATCCCGCTGTTTGTATCCGGCGCGCTGGACTTTCACTACTTAACGCCGTTTTTCCCTGTGGATCTGATCGGTGTCGGGAATGGAACATGGTACTTCTTCTCCTACGCAGGAGAGATTATTATATTGCCGTTCATTTTCGGAAAAGAGACCTTCAAGCTGAAATCCGCTGTCAAAGGCTTATCCTTCGCTTTTTTTCTTCTCGTTATCGATATCATTATGATGATTCTGATTATTGGGCTGCCGATTATTCCAAGAATATCCTATCCGTCCCATGAGCTTGTCCGCCAAGTGCAGATTAGTGACATTCTGGACCGGTTCGATATGTTTCTGGCCGCTGCGATTCTCCCTATACATATGACAAAGGTTGCATTTAACACTTATGTGGTGTGCTACGGTATGGGCTGTTTAGACAAAAACATATCCGGACGCATGATGCAGGGGCCGATCATATTGCTCGGATATGTGTGTGCCTTCTGGTTCTTCAAGGATTCTATTCAGCTATTCAAGTTCGATCGGGAATGGTCAGCAATCGTGCTCTTATTCACGTTAGTTATGCCGGTGCTGATCTACCTGATCTTCAGGCCGTCCAAGAAAAAAAAGAAGGATGGGGCGACTCAGAACAAGCAGTCTGCACAGAACGAGGAATCCCAGAACGGGCCATCTTCTCAAGAGGGAGAATCTACCGAAACGGAGAAATCCACTCAAAAAGCGCAGTCTGCTCAGAATGAGTCTTCTCAGCGTCGGAGCTCCACCAAAAAAAGTGGAAACTCTCAGAATGGGAACGCAGGCTCGGCAGAAGGTTCCTGA
- a CDS encoding Ger(x)C family spore germination protein, with protein MNRVSKTVTILLLCLLLTGCWDRREINDIAFVVGTALDKEEDKYRVTLQITIPGMLAGSNGGGGGGDKNPWFLKSSVGETVRGVTLKEQTSTSRKLYFSHRRALLIGEAMAREGIAEALDSIGRLPENRLSALPVVTEGHAYEVLNGEPTIEQYPGEVVRELVFLYLSKPWTLKTVVNLMLEDGIDPIMPLVETVDSVPEKIDKPNKNIGVGGLAVFRGDKLTGIIKKQDTHGILVAMDQARTLELPITVPRGEGKIFFLIRSNHTKIKPIVNGEDVRFHMYTGGRMSITTNESNFDTNNENNIIALEQKMNEYMKAKITQDLKLLQKYNSDALGFGRIIKTEKPQLWSQLRDRWYEIYPNITFEVEADYRLENNGAATSPFAVEEEDIAE; from the coding sequence ATGAACAGAGTATCCAAAACCGTAACAATCCTGCTGCTGTGCCTCTTGCTGACAGGCTGCTGGGATCGCAGAGAGATTAACGATATTGCTTTTGTGGTCGGCACTGCGCTTGATAAAGAGGAGGATAAGTATAGAGTTACCCTTCAAATTACCATTCCTGGTATGCTCGCGGGATCAAATGGCGGGGGTGGAGGTGGAGATAAGAACCCCTGGTTTCTAAAGTCAAGTGTCGGTGAAACCGTAAGAGGAGTCACCTTAAAAGAACAAACGAGCACATCCCGTAAGCTGTATTTCTCCCACCGCAGGGCGCTGCTCATTGGAGAGGCGATGGCCCGTGAGGGCATCGCGGAAGCGCTTGATTCCATCGGACGGCTTCCGGAGAACCGGCTGTCTGCTCTGCCTGTCGTAACCGAAGGTCATGCCTATGAAGTACTTAACGGAGAACCAACCATTGAGCAATATCCCGGTGAAGTGGTTCGTGAGCTTGTCTTCTTGTATCTCAGCAAGCCATGGACGCTCAAGACTGTAGTCAATCTGATGCTTGAAGACGGGATCGATCCGATTATGCCGCTAGTGGAAACGGTAGATAGTGTGCCCGAGAAGATCGACAAGCCTAATAAAAATATCGGGGTTGGTGGACTTGCTGTATTCCGCGGCGATAAATTGACCGGAATTATTAAGAAGCAGGATACACATGGCATTCTTGTGGCAATGGATCAAGCAAGAACACTGGAGCTCCCGATTACAGTTCCCCGTGGAGAAGGGAAGATTTTTTTCTTAATCAGATCAAATCATACGAAGATCAAGCCGATTGTGAACGGAGAAGATGTTCGGTTTCATATGTACACGGGTGGCAGGATGTCCATTACGACGAACGAGTCCAACTTCGATACCAATAATGAGAACAATATTATAGCGCTTGAACAGAAGATGAATGAATACATGAAAGCAAAGATCACTCAGGATCTCAAGCTGCTTCAGAAATATAATTCGGATGCACTTGGCTTCGGTAGAATTATTAAGACAGAAAAGCCGCAGCTGTGGTCACAATTACGAGATCGCTGGTACGAAATATATCCGAATATCACTTTCGAGGTAGAAGCCGATTATCGGCTTGAGAATAATGGAGCGGCTACAAGTCCATTCGCAGTGGAAGAGGAGGATATTGCGGAATGA
- a CDS encoding spore germination protein, which translates to MSSEKDEMKQGSEDQALDNEELEKKQGSDDQQTEKEKSSEEQEGKSSSEKQDSGESGDSEDSGSDGDEQEDSKQSADSSNEDNAVPELPQLKLPIAEDLKSNLGVLQEVFKDCSDFVFREIKHEGYPDVCLSYLEGIVISLEVQDHIILPLVRGVDLANVQGASEDIELEKVPISLSHVKKAKTWREAADGVTDGCVLVLVEDNDEALLFDLKGGLRRSVQEPQTEGVVRGPREGFTEMIRANTGLIRFKLKTPMLKMENFTLGTETKTSVVLAYIKGIARDALIDDVRQRIKKINIDGVLESGYIEELIEDHPYSPFPQLHYTERPDTVVANLLEGRFCILVDGTPFALLGPVTMWQMLQASEDYYERFFISNFLRWIRLFFMMVALFLPALYIAITTFHQDMLPTTLIISIAAAREAIPFPALVEAMLMEISFEALREAGVRLPKAVGQAVSILGALVIGQAAVTAGIVSAPMVIIVSMTGIASFTIPRFNFAITLRLLRFPIMILAGTLGLFGIVIGTVLISAHLTQLTSFGQPYLLGVSPYRKGESKDIIMRVPWWKMIFKPSSTPNHERKRMDKGMNGSPNSDEGW; encoded by the coding sequence ATGAGCAGTGAGAAGGACGAGATGAAGCAAGGCTCCGAGGATCAGGCATTAGACAACGAAGAGCTTGAGAAAAAGCAAGGGTCTGACGATCAACAGACGGAGAAGGAAAAGTCTTCCGAAGAACAAGAGGGGAAGTCGTCATCTGAGAAGCAAGATTCAGGTGAATCAGGAGATTCAGAAGATTCAGGCTCCGACGGAGACGAACAGGAGGACTCGAAGCAATCCGCGGACTCCTCCAATGAGGATAATGCCGTTCCTGAGCTTCCACAGTTGAAATTACCTATCGCAGAGGATTTGAAGTCAAACCTTGGGGTTCTTCAAGAGGTGTTCAAGGATTGCTCTGACTTCGTGTTCCGCGAGATTAAGCATGAAGGATACCCGGACGTATGCCTGTCCTACTTGGAAGGAATCGTTATCTCTCTTGAAGTGCAGGATCATATCATACTGCCTCTCGTAAGAGGTGTTGATCTGGCAAATGTTCAGGGAGCATCAGAGGATATTGAGCTTGAGAAGGTTCCGATTTCGCTGTCTCATGTGAAGAAGGCCAAGACCTGGCGTGAAGCTGCAGATGGTGTAACCGATGGCTGTGTACTCGTGCTGGTTGAAGACAATGACGAAGCACTGCTCTTCGATCTTAAGGGCGGGCTTCGACGTTCTGTGCAAGAGCCGCAGACAGAGGGGGTTGTCAGGGGACCGCGCGAAGGATTTACCGAAATGATTCGAGCGAACACAGGGCTGATCCGCTTCAAGCTGAAGACGCCTATGCTCAAGATGGAGAATTTTACACTCGGGACAGAAACGAAGACAAGTGTTGTGCTTGCTTATATTAAAGGGATCGCCCGTGATGCGCTGATCGATGATGTGCGGCAGCGCATTAAGAAGATCAATATCGATGGAGTGCTCGAATCCGGCTATATCGAGGAATTGATTGAGGATCATCCCTATTCTCCGTTCCCTCAGCTCCATTACACGGAAAGACCGGATACCGTGGTTGCCAACCTGCTGGAAGGACGATTTTGCATTTTGGTGGATGGAACTCCCTTCGCCTTGCTTGGACCTGTAACGATGTGGCAGATGCTTCAGGCGAGTGAGGATTATTATGAACGATTCTTTATCAGTAACTTCTTACGGTGGATCCGTTTGTTCTTTATGATGGTGGCATTATTTCTTCCTGCCTTATATATTGCGATAACTACCTTTCATCAGGATATGCTGCCGACCACGCTCATCATCAGTATAGCAGCTGCCCGTGAAGCCATTCCTTTTCCGGCCCTGGTCGAAGCAATGCTGATGGAAATTTCATTCGAAGCCTTGCGGGAGGCAGGGGTTCGCTTGCCTAAGGCAGTCGGTCAGGCGGTAAGTATTCTCGGGGCGCTTGTTATCGGACAGGCGGCTGTGACCGCGGGTATCGTGTCGGCTCCGATGGTTATCATCGTATCCATGACAGGGATCGCTTCTTTCACCATTCCAAGGTTTAACTTTGCCATTACGCTTCGGCTGCTGCGGTTTCCGATCATGATCCTCGCTGGAACTTTGGGTCTGTTCGGGATTGTCATTGGTACAGTCCTGATCTCGGCACATCTGACACAGCTCACTTCATTTGGACAGCCCTATCTGCTTGGTGTGAGTCCGTATCGTAAAGGCGAATCGAAAGACATCATCATGCGGGTGCCTTGGTGGAAGATGATATTCAAGCCATCATCAACCCCCAATCATGAGCGTAAGCGGATGGACAAAGGAATGAACGGGTCTCCTAACTCGGATGAAGGGTGGTAA
- a CDS encoding DoxX family protein: protein MYNNNNYSQTRNMEIGLLITRLVLGLIFMAHGVVKFQGMEGTESFFVSLGLPGFMATLVALAEFFGGLLLIIGLFTRWISIIFVIILVAAIFTAKTGAPFVGGYELDIALIGMALTLAVAGSRYVAVDSLFRRRSRR from the coding sequence ATGTATAATAACAACAATTACAGTCAGACCCGCAACATGGAGATTGGTTTGTTGATCACCCGTCTCGTGCTGGGATTAATCTTCATGGCACACGGAGTTGTCAAATTTCAAGGAATGGAAGGGACGGAGAGCTTCTTTGTGAGTCTTGGCCTTCCTGGGTTTATGGCAACTTTGGTCGCTCTAGCTGAATTTTTCGGCGGGCTGCTGCTGATCATTGGTCTGTTTACGAGATGGATCAGCATCATTTTTGTCATCATACTGGTTGCCGCGATCTTTACCGCAAAGACGGGTGCTCCGTTTGTAGGCGGGTATGAGCTGGATATCGCTCTAATCGGGATGGCGTTGACACTCGCGGTAGCGGGCAGCAGATATGTGGCAGTGGACAGCCTGTTTAGAAGACGAAGCCGCAGATAA
- a CDS encoding M56 family metallopeptidase, with translation MEEGETVMWSYRSLTLFSVGMAITAAIFIQMGLYGLHMIWDVPMTFNLLTWCTHWMKELGLWSLIHLLNVLVLSTFLLMLLYIIKHAVRTMNVHKYIRWLKDDTMSKELASRYKHLHLEQQMIVISAAEPVALAFGMFRRRIVLSTGLIDMLDEQELTAVLYHEYYHLRHYDPLKTFLLTLSVSILGYVPILKNILANYKMVREILADNYAIKQSGSAVGIGGALIKLIRSGRRDHRLFTGAVVSPFAADVSINDRISRILEPDKELLLPYSKWNIAVSFIVMTALFLLFNYAHY, from the coding sequence ATGGAAGAAGGAGAGACAGTGATGTGGTCCTATCGTTCCCTCACGTTGTTCTCTGTCGGCATGGCGATCACGGCGGCTATTTTCATACAGATGGGGCTGTACGGTCTGCATATGATCTGGGATGTTCCGATGACATTTAATTTGTTGACCTGGTGTACACACTGGATGAAAGAGCTTGGGCTATGGTCGCTGATACACTTGTTGAATGTATTGGTATTAAGCACGTTCCTGCTCATGCTGCTCTATATCATCAAGCATGCGGTCAGAACAATGAATGTGCATAAGTACATACGGTGGCTTAAGGATGATACGATGTCCAAGGAGCTGGCTTCACGGTATAAGCATCTTCACCTGGAGCAGCAGATGATCGTCATATCGGCTGCCGAGCCAGTTGCGCTTGCTTTTGGCATGTTTCGCAGAAGAATTGTGTTATCTACCGGGCTTATTGATATGCTGGATGAGCAGGAATTAACCGCAGTACTCTATCATGAGTACTATCATCTGCGTCATTATGACCCGCTCAAGACTTTTTTGCTAACGCTCAGTGTATCCATCCTTGGATATGTACCTATACTAAAAAACATACTAGCCAATTATAAGATGGTCAGAGAGATTCTGGCCGACAATTATGCGATCAAGCAGTCAGGCTCTGCCGTGGGAATCGGAGGCGCATTAATCAAGCTGATTAGATCAGGTCGCCGGGATCACCGCCTGTTTACTGGAGCTGTTGTTTCACCATTCGCCGCAGATGTATCCATTAATGACCGAATCTCCAGAATATTGGAGCCGGACAAGGAGCTGCTGCTTCCTTATTCCAAATGGAATATTGCCGTATCCTTTATTGTCATGACTGCTTTATTCTTATTATTCAATTACGCACATTATTAA